Proteins encoded in a region of the Veillonella parvula genome:
- a CDS encoding ABC transporter substrate-binding protein has product MVKKKKCMAYLATVLLLIVSMIMSACGGPADTKKDAAQSGKQIEITDVTGQKVTLKKPAERVVVQLSASGGAFLTMAALQGKDVAKTIVGMDPYLSKLRTDMWDRYKADVPELEKIPLIGNVNDKTFDVEKVISLNPDVIFMPLFFKEQYEADYKPKIDAAGIPTIYIDYHAEKLENHQKSIEAIGKALGKEERAAEVSKFYTDHLTKVMDRISKINKPKPTVYIETGNEGPEGLGFAYSDKVAWGALATQVGGDLITKDVVKSAGPVNPEFILERNPDIIMIIGSYWPKKPTSMRLGFDTNEAKSQELLKAFTTERQGWPELKAVQSKNVFSTHHGLPREVYDVAVFEYLAKTFYPEEFKDVDPEGTLKEFYDKFLPFSYGGVWFMHLN; this is encoded by the coding sequence ATGGTTAAGAAAAAGAAATGTATGGCCTATCTTGCCACCGTGCTCCTACTGATTGTGAGTATGATTATGAGCGCTTGTGGTGGTCCAGCAGATACGAAAAAGGATGCTGCTCAATCTGGTAAACAAATTGAGATTACAGACGTAACAGGTCAAAAGGTGACATTGAAAAAACCGGCTGAACGCGTAGTAGTACAATTGAGTGCTTCCGGTGGTGCGTTCTTGACTATGGCTGCATTGCAAGGTAAAGATGTAGCTAAGACTATTGTTGGTATGGACCCATATTTGAGCAAATTGCGTACCGATATGTGGGATCGCTATAAAGCGGATGTTCCAGAATTGGAAAAAATTCCTCTCATCGGGAACGTAAATGATAAAACATTTGACGTTGAAAAGGTTATCTCTTTGAATCCAGATGTTATCTTCATGCCATTGTTCTTTAAAGAGCAATACGAAGCTGATTACAAACCTAAAATCGATGCAGCTGGTATTCCTACTATCTATATCGATTACCATGCTGAAAAGCTTGAGAATCACCAAAAATCTATCGAAGCTATCGGTAAAGCTTTGGGGAAAGAAGAACGGGCTGCAGAAGTTAGTAAGTTCTATACAGATCACTTAACAAAAGTCATGGATCGCATTAGCAAAATCAATAAACCAAAACCAACTGTTTACATTGAAACAGGTAATGAAGGTCCAGAAGGTTTAGGCTTTGCGTATAGTGATAAAGTAGCTTGGGGCGCCTTGGCAACTCAAGTTGGTGGTGATCTTATTACGAAAGATGTAGTAAAATCTGCTGGTCCTGTTAATCCAGAGTTTATCCTTGAAAGAAACCCTGATATTATTATGATTATTGGCTCTTACTGGCCTAAGAAACCGACTTCTATGCGTTTAGGTTTTGATACAAATGAAGCAAAATCTCAAGAGTTATTGAAAGCTTTCACCACAGAACGTCAAGGCTGGCCTGAATTGAAAGCCGTTCAATCTAAAAATGTTTTCTCTACTCACCATGGTTTACCTCGTGAAGTATATGACGTTGCAGTATTCGAATACTTAGCTAAAACATTCTATCCTGAGGAATTCAAGGATGTAGATCCTGAAGGCACACTTAAGGAATTCTATGATAAATTCCTTCCATTCTCTTACGGTGGCGTTTGGTTTATGCATTTGAACTAA
- a CDS encoding FecCD family ABC transporter permease codes for MTETNNQYDYKKQSYKKLMFIIIGLIICAVSFVTDIIVGPASLTLSDVWLALTDPAEVSKNAYVIIWSIRLPTAIMALLVGASLGIAGAGMQTILDNPLSSPYTLGISAGAGFGASLMVVVGASALEFLGVFMVPFGAFVFASLTSFFIYSINKIKNFSSETMILAGIGMMFLFQALQSLMQYMASPEALQNIVFWTMGSLAKANWVNISIVLIVLAIMLPLMMRESWRLTALKLGDEKASGLGVNVESLRVKVFAFISIITAVAVSFVGTIGFIGIVGPHIARMLVGEDQRYFLPLSAVCGMAILSLASIASKMLVPGAMFPIGIVTAIIGVPFFFSLVLTRKRSYFK; via the coding sequence GTGACAGAAACTAACAATCAGTACGATTATAAGAAACAGAGCTATAAAAAGCTCATGTTTATTATCATTGGTCTGATCATTTGTGCGGTAAGTTTTGTTACCGATATTATTGTGGGCCCTGCATCACTCACCTTGAGTGATGTATGGCTCGCATTAACAGACCCAGCAGAGGTTTCCAAAAACGCATATGTTATCATTTGGTCGATTCGTCTTCCGACGGCCATTATGGCATTGCTCGTAGGTGCTTCCTTGGGCATTGCTGGTGCTGGCATGCAGACTATCCTTGATAACCCGTTATCTAGCCCGTATACACTTGGTATATCCGCAGGGGCTGGCTTCGGTGCATCTCTTATGGTTGTTGTAGGCGCTAGTGCATTAGAGTTTTTAGGTGTCTTTATGGTTCCATTTGGCGCCTTTGTATTTGCTAGTTTGACGAGTTTCTTTATCTATTCCATCAATAAGATTAAGAATTTTTCCTCTGAAACGATGATTCTCGCTGGTATCGGCATGATGTTCTTGTTCCAAGCGCTTCAATCCTTGATGCAATATATGGCATCTCCTGAGGCCCTTCAAAACATCGTGTTCTGGACTATGGGGAGTTTAGCTAAGGCAAATTGGGTGAACATCTCTATTGTTCTTATCGTGCTAGCAATTATGCTTCCGCTTATGATGCGTGAATCTTGGCGTTTAACAGCATTAAAATTAGGCGATGAAAAGGCTTCTGGTCTTGGTGTTAATGTTGAAAGTTTACGGGTAAAAGTGTTTGCTTTCATCTCCATCATTACAGCCGTTGCTGTTTCTTTCGTTGGAACCATTGGTTTTATCGGTATTGTAGGACCACATATTGCACGTATGCTTGTGGGTGAGGATCAACGGTATTTCTTACCACTATCTGCAGTATGTGGCATGGCGATTTTGTCTCTCGCATCTATTGCGAGTAAGATGCTCGTTCCTGGGGCGATGTTCCCAATCGGTATTGTGACAGCAATCATCGGTGTACCTTTCTTCTTCTCGTTGGTATTAACTAGGAAAAGGAGCTATTTCAAATGA
- a CDS encoding ABC transporter ATP-binding protein produces MIEVHNLTFGYSSTEDGQILKGVDFAAKTGKLTALIGTNGAGKSTLLKTIMGILKGKGEISVNGKPVSQYSTKDFSSTVSYLSQDNDCKVNLSVFEVVMLGRMGSMSFRVSDEDIAATQEVLERLNLQRFASRNIMELSGGQRQLVFMAQALVKEPKILILDEPTSALDLHKQFDLLTLLKNLTQENDFTTLVTLHHLDLAAMFADEIIVLKEGTVYAQGAPKDIFTEAMMEDVYRVKTKIYMDDNGLPHVIPLEAITN; encoded by the coding sequence ATGATTGAAGTTCATAATCTAACCTTTGGTTATTCCTCTACGGAAGACGGACAAATCTTAAAGGGCGTTGATTTTGCTGCTAAAACAGGTAAATTGACTGCGCTCATTGGTACTAACGGTGCTGGTAAATCTACACTTTTAAAAACAATCATGGGTATCTTGAAAGGCAAGGGCGAGATTTCCGTTAATGGTAAACCTGTATCTCAATATTCTACAAAGGATTTTAGTAGTACAGTGAGCTATTTGTCTCAAGATAATGACTGTAAAGTCAATCTATCTGTTTTTGAAGTCGTTATGCTAGGGCGCATGGGATCCATGTCCTTCCGCGTAAGTGATGAGGATATTGCAGCCACACAAGAGGTATTGGAACGGTTGAACTTACAGCGCTTTGCATCTCGTAACATCATGGAGCTCAGCGGTGGTCAACGCCAACTTGTGTTCATGGCGCAAGCCCTTGTAAAAGAACCTAAAATCCTAATTCTTGATGAACCGACAAGTGCTTTAGATTTGCACAAGCAATTTGACTTGTTAACATTGTTAAAAAACCTGACTCAAGAAAATGATTTTACAACACTCGTAACATTGCATCATCTTGATCTGGCGGCTATGTTCGCAGATGAAATCATCGTGCTTAAAGAGGGTACAGTATACGCTCAAGGCGCACCGAAAGACATCTTTACAGAAGCCATGATGGAAGATGTATATCGTGTTAAAACGAAAATTTATATGGATGACAATGGGCTACCTCATGTTATTCCATTAGAAGCTATTACTAATTAA
- a CDS encoding metal ABC transporter permease: MTVHTEILLIAIAVSIACAIPGVFLVLRRMSMMADAITHTVFLGIVLAFFMTEDLNSPFLLVGATLVGVGTVWLTEMIHNTGLVNEDASIGIIFPLLFSIAIILVSLYSGNAHLDVDTALLGEIAFAPFDRWIVNGTDLGPVSLWISLGVALINLILVMLFYKELQLSTFDPLLAGLFGFMPALIHYVLMTMVSLTVVASFQAVGAILVIGLMIGPAVIAYLWTDSVKAMLTSSIIIGIICAVIGTEVAFTMDVSIAGSIATTIGIALIIAVIATPKTGYIATYRRQRHLRRHYRETMMLCHIYTHMDTPIAHVENGIGTIHEHLNWRPDYTHQAASQLKKQGLLYVTNGHYVLTDKGIAQVKEII, translated from the coding sequence ATGACAGTTCATACAGAGATATTGCTTATTGCCATTGCGGTGTCTATCGCATGTGCCATCCCTGGGGTCTTCCTCGTATTGCGTCGCATGTCCATGATGGCCGATGCCATTACGCACACCGTATTTCTCGGCATCGTGCTCGCTTTCTTTATGACGGAAGATTTAAACTCTCCATTTCTACTCGTCGGGGCTACCTTAGTTGGTGTAGGCACCGTATGGCTTACAGAAATGATACACAATACGGGGCTTGTCAACGAAGATGCGTCTATCGGCATCATCTTCCCGCTTCTATTCTCTATCGCCATCATTCTAGTCAGCCTATACAGCGGTAATGCTCATCTCGATGTAGATACCGCATTACTCGGCGAAATAGCCTTTGCCCCCTTTGATCGATGGATTGTGAACGGCACCGACTTGGGGCCTGTATCGCTATGGATTTCTCTAGGCGTGGCACTCATCAATTTAATATTAGTCATGCTATTCTACAAGGAATTGCAGCTCTCCACCTTTGATCCGCTACTAGCAGGGCTCTTCGGCTTTATGCCAGCCCTCATCCACTATGTGCTGATGACCATGGTGTCCCTCACCGTTGTGGCCTCGTTCCAAGCGGTAGGTGCTATTCTCGTCATCGGCCTCATGATTGGGCCTGCGGTCATCGCTTATTTATGGACGGACTCTGTGAAAGCCATGCTTACTAGCAGTATCATCATTGGTATTATCTGTGCTGTTATCGGTACGGAAGTTGCTTTCACCATGGACGTGTCCATCGCGGGTTCCATCGCAACCACCATCGGTATCGCACTGATTATCGCTGTTATCGCAACACCAAAGACCGGCTATATCGCCACATACCGCCGTCAACGTCATTTGCGTCGCCATTATCGGGAAACGATGATGTTGTGCCATATTTATACACATATGGATACACCTATCGCGCACGTTGAAAACGGCATTGGTACCATTCATGAGCATTTGAACTGGAGACCTGATTATACTCATCAAGCTGCTTCACAGCTAAAGAAACAAGGTCTATTATATGTGACAAATGGACACTACGTGCTTACTGATAAGGGTATAGCACAGGTTAAAGAGATTATTTAA
- a CDS encoding metal ABC transporter permease: MTILQSYTTQMVLLGTALLGLASGIAGTFAVLRKESLIGDGLSHAALPGVVIAFLLTGIKDIEVLIAGAALSSITAAWLITITVENSKIKFDGALATILSAFFGLGMVLLTYVQSLNNAGQAGLSKFIFGQAATILARDVYITSAAALIIIVLTALFWKELKLISFDVEYAKTLQIPVTFTLILYRSLLIMTIIIGIQSVGAILISSLLIAPAVGARQWTNKLGTMCILAGCFGMISAIGGTIWSTSVPKLPTGPAIIVILSILVLLSLIFAPNRGMLWQFRKNRQSKHALLSETARAPKSKAQPSIYVAEDAQPRIGGAP; encoded by the coding sequence ATGACCATACTCCAATCCTATACGACGCAGATGGTACTGCTCGGCACGGCGTTATTAGGCCTCGCTAGTGGTATCGCTGGCACCTTTGCGGTGCTTCGCAAGGAAAGTCTCATCGGTGACGGCCTATCTCATGCGGCATTACCCGGTGTGGTCATTGCCTTCTTGCTGACAGGCATCAAGGACATCGAAGTTCTCATCGCAGGTGCTGCCCTATCCTCTATCACTGCGGCTTGGCTCATTACCATCACCGTAGAAAACAGCAAAATCAAATTTGATGGCGCTTTAGCCACCATACTCTCTGCCTTCTTTGGGCTCGGTATGGTATTGCTCACCTATGTACAAAGCTTAAACAATGCTGGTCAGGCGGGACTTTCAAAATTTATATTTGGACAGGCAGCCACCATATTAGCGCGCGACGTGTACATTACATCTGCAGCAGCGCTCATCATCATCGTGTTAACCGCATTATTCTGGAAGGAGCTAAAGCTCATCTCCTTCGATGTGGAATACGCCAAAACACTACAAATTCCCGTCACTTTCACCCTTATTTTATATCGTTCACTATTGATCATGACCATTATCATCGGCATTCAATCGGTAGGGGCTATCTTAATTAGCTCCCTCCTCATTGCACCCGCCGTAGGGGCAAGACAGTGGACGAACAAACTGGGCACCATGTGTATATTAGCAGGATGTTTCGGCATGATATCCGCCATCGGCGGTACTATCTGGAGTACATCAGTCCCAAAATTACCGACAGGTCCAGCTATCATCGTCATTTTATCGATTCTCGTATTGTTAAGCCTCATCTTTGCTCCTAACCGAGGTATGCTCTGGCAGTTCCGCAAAAATAGGCAGTCAAAGCACGCATTATTGTCGGAAACCGCAAGGGCTCCCAAATCCAAGGCACAGCCAAGTATTTATGTAGCTGAGGACGCACAACCTCGCATAGGAGGTGCCCCATGA
- a CDS encoding metal ABC transporter ATP-binding protein — protein sequence MEWAVEVEDMTVAYTTKPVLWDVDMKVPIGSLAAIVGPNGAGKSTLLKAMLGLLTVISGSVKFYIDHHLAMDKNDYKKIAYVPQSGSVDWDFPTTVLDVVLMGRYGHLGWFKRPSKKDKELALSMIEKMGMSDYVDRQIRQLSGGQQQRVFLARALVQEADIYLMDEPFKGVDKTTEHAIISLLQEMKARGKTVIVVHHDLNTVPQYFDWVTMVNKQTIAYGPVADTFTDEAIERTYGKGRIV from the coding sequence ATGGAATGGGCCGTTGAAGTTGAAGATATGACCGTAGCATATACGACAAAACCCGTATTATGGGACGTAGATATGAAGGTACCCATCGGTTCCTTAGCGGCCATTGTCGGCCCTAATGGTGCCGGTAAGTCCACATTATTAAAGGCCATGCTCGGTCTACTAACAGTTATCTCAGGAAGTGTAAAATTTTATATCGATCACCACTTAGCGATGGACAAAAACGATTACAAGAAAATCGCCTACGTCCCTCAAAGTGGTAGCGTAGACTGGGACTTTCCCACTACCGTACTAGATGTAGTACTCATGGGTCGTTATGGTCATCTAGGCTGGTTCAAGCGACCTAGCAAAAAGGATAAGGAACTCGCCCTCTCCATGATTGAAAAAATGGGCATGAGCGACTATGTGGACAGACAAATTCGCCAGCTTTCAGGGGGACAACAACAACGCGTCTTCCTCGCAAGAGCTCTCGTCCAAGAGGCAGATATTTACCTCATGGACGAACCCTTCAAGGGCGTCGATAAAACCACAGAGCATGCTATTATTTCGCTTTTACAAGAAATGAAAGCTCGAGGCAAAACGGTTATCGTCGTCCACCACGATTTAAATACAGTGCCCCAATATTTCGATTGGGTAACGATGGTAAACAAACAAACTATCGCTTATGGCCCCGTAGCAGATACATTTACGGACGAAGCTATTGAGCGCACCTATGGGAAGGGGAGGATTGTATGA
- a CDS encoding metal ABC transporter solute-binding protein, Zn/Mn family, protein MKFNRILLVVVSLALIVFALAGCGKDTAQDSQKKLNVVATTTMLTDLVKEIGGDHVTVQGLMGPGVDPHLYQASAGDVTAMSKADVVVYNGIHLEGKMGSIFDNLTKQNKATIRVSDAIDPATLLDFDEEDGVKTKDPHIWFDVANWKLAAKAVYEGLAKADPAHKEDYKKRYDAYLTKLDETDAYVKAQAESIPKESRVLVTAHDAFQYFARAYGFEVKGLQGVSTATEAGTQDVNELVQYIVDHKIKAIFVESSVPHKTIEAVQEAAKAKGWNVAIGGELYSDSLGSEGTEGGTYIGMVKANIDTIAKALK, encoded by the coding sequence ATGAAATTTAATCGAATTTTATTAGTCGTCGTATCATTAGCACTTATAGTATTTGCCCTTGCAGGCTGCGGAAAAGACACAGCCCAAGATAGTCAGAAAAAACTTAATGTCGTAGCTACTACAACGATGTTAACGGATTTAGTAAAAGAAATCGGCGGTGATCATGTAACCGTACAAGGTCTCATGGGACCTGGTGTAGACCCTCATCTATATCAAGCTAGCGCAGGCGATGTAACCGCTATGTCTAAGGCAGATGTTGTAGTATACAACGGCATTCACTTGGAAGGTAAAATGGGTTCCATTTTCGATAATCTAACAAAGCAAAATAAAGCGACCATCCGCGTATCTGATGCCATTGATCCAGCTACATTGCTCGACTTTGACGAAGAAGATGGTGTAAAAACAAAAGACCCTCATATTTGGTTTGACGTTGCTAACTGGAAACTAGCAGCAAAAGCAGTATACGAAGGTCTTGCGAAAGCCGATCCGGCTCATAAAGAAGATTACAAAAAACGCTATGACGCATATCTTACTAAGTTAGATGAAACCGATGCGTACGTTAAAGCTCAAGCAGAATCTATTCCGAAAGAATCTCGCGTACTTGTAACAGCTCATGATGCATTCCAATACTTCGCTCGCGCGTACGGCTTTGAAGTAAAAGGTTTGCAAGGTGTAAGTACTGCTACAGAAGCAGGCACACAAGATGTGAATGAACTGGTTCAATATATCGTAGACCACAAAATTAAAGCGATTTTCGTAGAGTCTTCTGTACCACATAAAACAATTGAAGCCGTTCAAGAAGCAGCTAAGGCTAAAGGCTGGAATGTTGCCATCGGTGGCGAATTATATTCCGACTCTCTCGGCTCCGAAGGCACTGAAGGCGGTACATATATCGGTATGGTGAAAGCAAATATAGATACCATCGCTAAGGCATTAAAATAA
- a CDS encoding energy transducer TonB, with translation MNKLFRYAAAAVLVASFGMLGDYTADAAKFLESPREVTIVKPELPEIPQTATVAPDMRVRFLIDKKGNVKNVFVERSSGYAPVDEAVKKAILQWKFTPAIGTDQKAHESIIGMTITLPKQAVKAK, from the coding sequence ATGAATAAATTATTCCGATACGCTGCTGCAGCAGTACTTGTTGCATCTTTTGGCATGTTAGGTGATTATACAGCTGATGCGGCAAAGTTTTTAGAATCTCCAAGAGAGGTTACTATTGTAAAACCAGAGTTGCCTGAGATTCCTCAAACTGCTACGGTAGCGCCTGATATGCGCGTACGCTTCTTGATTGATAAAAAAGGTAATGTTAAAAATGTTTTCGTAGAGCGCTCTTCTGGATATGCTCCTGTTGATGAAGCAGTAAAAAAAGCAATTTTGCAGTGGAAGTTTACCCCTGCTATTGGCACAGATCAAAAGGCACACGAATCCATTATTGGGATGACAATTACTCTGCCTAAGCAAGCTGTGAAAGCTAAATAA
- a CDS encoding energy transducer TonB: protein MNKVLRCIILSSFFVMSMVASVLAAPYDPPVAIATPPIDRALLAAYGEAAHGADIRFTIKEDGSVGDVEVVSSSGSSTLDAAIVDTISKWRFSPATDSNGKPVASSKTEYIDFKN from the coding sequence ATGAATAAAGTGTTGCGTTGTATTATCTTAAGCTCATTTTTTGTAATGAGTATGGTAGCTTCTGTGTTGGCAGCTCCATACGATCCACCAGTAGCTATAGCTACACCACCTATTGACCGAGCACTGCTCGCCGCCTATGGTGAAGCAGCTCATGGTGCGGATATACGTTTTACCATCAAGGAAGATGGTTCTGTAGGGGACGTTGAAGTTGTCTCATCTAGTGGCTCTAGTACGCTTGATGCCGCCATTGTTGATACTATTTCTAAATGGAGATTTAGCCCTGCTACAGATTCCAATGGTAAACCTGTAGCATCTTCTAAAACTGAATATATTGATTTTAAAAACTAA
- a CDS encoding PAS domain-containing protein: MNPLKQKLDINNERYRIIVSIKEDYLDGKLSLEEGNRILKEKLGTCTPDEFAYAEQSLKGVYKDEEILEKMDDLLDLFDGVLVRAENEYPENHPLWAYLEEINAVEKVALEADELLKQEKFIKNPWLGVFDSLAEWRTHLSRKQNQLYPMLEDHGFDRPTRIMWTFDDAVRDAISASYALLREDKYEEFLASVPETLAKLRDLNSKELEVLLPTSYKLLSDEEFVRMSKNDHEIGYAIINAPGLYVVPGINDSAAQLNGNNSAQGGAVSNEFLNDLAGLLSKYVGPVGAAPAGKDAVLDVATGKLTLEQINLLFRHLPVDLSYVDENELVKFYSDTAHRIFPRSANVIGREVKNCHPAKSVHIVEEIVEKFRSGEQSQAEFWINKPGLFIYVIYTAVRDENGKFRGVLEMMQDCTHIRELEGSRTLLTWDKTDFVGDGGKEKSLAQEAAEEVEEEPLTIDADGRFHIDAKTTLSNLIKHRPDIVDHLISLNPKFEKLKTPMVKVMAKVATIKMMAERGDFEVDDLISKIDAFINKDKK, encoded by the coding sequence ATGAATCCATTAAAACAAAAGCTAGATATTAACAATGAACGTTACAGAATTATTGTGTCCATTAAAGAAGATTATTTAGATGGTAAATTGTCCTTAGAAGAGGGCAATCGCATTTTAAAAGAGAAACTAGGTACTTGTACACCTGATGAGTTTGCCTATGCAGAGCAAAGCTTGAAAGGTGTTTACAAGGACGAAGAAATCCTAGAGAAAATGGATGATCTCTTAGATCTATTTGATGGCGTTTTGGTGCGTGCTGAAAATGAGTATCCTGAGAACCATCCGTTGTGGGCGTACTTGGAAGAAATCAATGCTGTTGAAAAGGTAGCCCTTGAAGCAGACGAATTGTTAAAACAAGAGAAGTTTATCAAAAATCCATGGCTCGGCGTTTTTGATTCCTTAGCAGAGTGGAGAACTCATCTATCTCGTAAGCAAAATCAACTGTATCCAATGCTTGAGGACCACGGCTTTGACCGTCCAACGCGCATTATGTGGACCTTTGATGATGCTGTGCGCGATGCTATCTCTGCATCCTATGCATTGCTTCGGGAAGATAAGTATGAAGAATTCCTAGCGTCTGTGCCAGAAACTTTGGCGAAATTACGGGATTTGAATTCTAAAGAACTAGAAGTTTTACTGCCGACTTCTTATAAATTGTTGAGTGACGAAGAGTTTGTTCGGATGAGTAAAAATGACCATGAAATTGGTTATGCTATCATCAATGCGCCAGGCTTATATGTAGTGCCAGGTATCAATGATTCTGCGGCGCAATTGAATGGTAATAATTCAGCTCAAGGTGGTGCTGTATCTAACGAATTCTTAAATGATTTAGCCGGCTTGCTATCTAAATATGTAGGCCCTGTTGGTGCGGCGCCCGCTGGTAAGGATGCAGTCCTCGATGTAGCAACGGGTAAATTGACATTAGAGCAAATTAATTTGTTGTTCCGTCATTTACCGGTAGATTTATCCTATGTAGATGAAAATGAACTAGTTAAGTTCTACAGCGATACGGCACATCGTATTTTCCCTCGCAGTGCGAACGTTATCGGCCGTGAGGTGAAGAATTGTCACCCAGCAAAATCCGTTCATATAGTAGAGGAAATCGTAGAGAAGTTCCGTTCTGGCGAACAAAGCCAAGCGGAATTCTGGATCAATAAACCAGGCTTGTTCATCTATGTTATCTACACAGCGGTGCGCGATGAAAATGGTAAATTCCGCGGCGTATTGGAAATGATGCAAGACTGTACTCATATCCGTGAACTTGAGGGTTCTCGTACATTGTTGACTTGGGATAAAACTGATTTTGTAGGCGATGGTGGTAAAGAAAAATCCTTGGCTCAAGAGGCAGCAGAAGAGGTAGAAGAAGAACCATTAACAATTGATGCAGATGGTCGATTCCACATCGATGCAAAAACAACATTGTCTAATTTAATTAAACATCGTCCAGATATTGTAGATCATTTGATTTCTTTGAATCCTAAATTTGAGAAATTAAAAACACCTATGGTAAAAGTAATGGCCAAGGTGGCAACAATTAAGATGATGGCAGAGCGCGGCGATTTTGAGGTAGATGATCTAATTAGTAAAATCGATGCATTTATCAATAAAGACAAGAAATAA
- a CDS encoding phosphoenolpyruvate carboxykinase (ATP): MSTRRVWKQSEIKTNPLFSMMRSTIETAFYGNNVTPVTSVAQAYQLASEEPGVIVLDMPVFKPLEQGLPADAKVLVTNDGKTTGRYAKARRIIGDEGIDEVELANIARDAVYDSRNKEWISAESIVGLDKKFTARAHLMIPKDHASILYSWLMNFKFFDAAVKEFYNDSVDIPEGDIYIYSDPDYVVPGHPGGLAIFDPAHNCAMILGMRYFGEHKKGTLTLAWSLANRFDYVACHGGMKRYNLEGGKTYTIGVFGLSGSGKSTLTHEKHDGRYDISILHDDAYVINTNDLSSIALEPTYFDKMQDYPVEHPANEFLLTLQNVGVTMDEDGRKVVLAEDVRNSNGRAIKSQFWTDNRVNYVGEPVNAIVWLMKDKTLPPILKIDDPVLASTMGATLATRRSTAEKLDAHVDPNALVIEPYANPFRTYPLVRDYESYKKLFSKCGVECYIMNTGFFLENKIPKEVTLDLLERLVEGTLEFKPFCEYENLSYVEVPGFEPPFEVREYHHQLHQAFEFRYDYVEKLKGHKNELPQEVLDVLKSLM; encoded by the coding sequence ATGTCGACAAGACGCGTTTGGAAGCAAAGTGAAATCAAAACAAACCCATTATTTTCTATGATGCGCAGTACAATTGAAACTGCATTCTATGGGAACAATGTAACTCCTGTAACATCTGTGGCACAAGCGTATCAATTAGCCTCTGAAGAGCCAGGTGTTATCGTCCTCGATATGCCAGTATTTAAACCTTTAGAGCAAGGTTTGCCAGCTGATGCAAAGGTTCTTGTTACAAACGATGGTAAAACTACTGGCCGTTATGCTAAAGCTCGCCGCATTATTGGCGACGAAGGTATCGATGAAGTTGAACTCGCGAATATTGCACGTGATGCTGTATATGATAGCCGCAATAAAGAGTGGATTTCTGCGGAATCTATCGTTGGTCTTGATAAAAAATTCACAGCTCGTGCTCATTTGATGATTCCAAAAGATCACGCGTCTATTTTATATTCTTGGCTTATGAACTTTAAGTTCTTTGATGCGGCTGTAAAAGAATTCTACAACGATAGTGTGGACATTCCGGAAGGCGACATCTATATTTACTCTGATCCTGACTATGTTGTGCCAGGTCATCCAGGTGGTCTTGCTATTTTTGACCCTGCTCATAACTGTGCCATGATTCTTGGTATGCGCTACTTCGGGGAGCATAAAAAAGGTACACTTACACTTGCGTGGTCCTTGGCAAACCGCTTCGACTATGTTGCATGCCACGGCGGTATGAAACGTTACAACCTTGAAGGTGGTAAAACATATACTATCGGTGTATTCGGTTTGTCCGGTTCCGGTAAATCCACATTGACTCATGAAAAACATGATGGTCGATATGATATTTCTATCTTGCATGACGATGCGTATGTTATCAATACAAACGATTTGAGTTCTATTGCTCTTGAACCTACATACTTCGATAAAATGCAAGATTATCCTGTGGAACATCCTGCTAATGAATTCTTGTTAACACTACAAAACGTAGGCGTAACAATGGATGAAGATGGTCGCAAGGTTGTATTGGCCGAAGATGTGCGTAATAGCAATGGTCGTGCTATCAAATCTCAATTCTGGACAGATAATCGCGTAAACTACGTTGGTGAACCTGTTAATGCCATAGTATGGCTTATGAAAGATAAAACTTTGCCACCTATTCTTAAAATTGATGATCCAGTATTGGCATCTACTATGGGTGCAACGCTGGCAACTCGTCGTTCTACAGCGGAAAAACTGGATGCTCATGTCGATCCAAATGCACTCGTTATCGAGCCATATGCAAACCCATTCCGTACATATCCATTGGTTCGTGATTATGAAAGCTACAAAAAATTATTCTCCAAATGTGGCGTTGAATGCTACATCATGAACACAGGCTTCTTCTTGGAAAATAAAATTCCTAAAGAAGTTACTCTTGATTTGTTGGAGCGTTTGGTGGAAGGTACATTGGAATTCAAACCATTCTGTGAATACGAAAATCTTTCCTATGTAGAGGTACCAGGTTTTGAACCTCCATTCGAAGTACGTGAATACCATCACCAATTACACCAAGCTTTCGAATTCCGTTATGACTATGTGGAAAAACTTAAAGGTCATAAAAACGAATTACCTCAAGAAGTATTGGATGTACTTAAATCCTTAATGTGA